From Halanaeroarchaeum sulfurireducens, a single genomic window includes:
- a CDS encoding SRPBCC family protein has protein sequence MFGLSSGWLDRLRATLAIARTPEGLRIVVSRRIDASPERVWGLLVDTRRWPDWGPSVLDVEAQPPRIEEGATGRVRTFFGRWLPFTITRVSEWSWSWRIGPVQATGHRVIPADSSCRVGFEVPLFAFPYVLVCWWALRRIETLATAPPTDNEW, from the coding sequence GTGTTCGGACTATCATCCGGCTGGTTGGACCGTCTCCGAGCCACGCTCGCGATAGCACGGACGCCGGAGGGACTCCGAATCGTCGTCTCACGTCGGATCGACGCGTCGCCGGAGCGGGTCTGGGGCCTGCTGGTCGACACCCGTCGGTGGCCCGACTGGGGGCCAAGTGTGCTCGACGTCGAAGCCCAACCGCCACGAATAGAGGAGGGGGCGACCGGTCGAGTCCGCACGTTCTTTGGTCGCTGGCTTCCGTTTACGATCACGAGAGTTTCCGAGTGGTCGTGGTCCTGGCGAATCGGACCCGTTCAGGCGACGGGGCATCGAGTGATTCCAGCGGACTCGTCGTGTCGAGTCGGGTTCGAGGTTCCGCTTTTCGCGTTTCCGTACGTTCTTGTCTGCTGGTGGGCGCTCCGGAGAATCGAGACGCTCGCGACAGCGCCTCCGACCGACAATGAGTGGTGA
- a CDS encoding RNA-guided endonuclease TnpB family protein encodes MTATTTKTLEATLAPPTAHKERKLCDLLDTYRAGLHEAFEAECETMNATSDVVTPYDLPYQAKAALCNYVPQLHGTYDAQELDDDHPVRLTNQAAEFDHSPERDYEFTWWVPQPGRGTNFWIPLRINPAQEELWHDLVDGEASAGQLRLQRHRTSWTIHVTVEFPVKEPDYEPTDEDVTPVGFDIGEAHLLAGCACEQGTPTDPLLINGGRARHLRKEMHTTLKRLQERDAVEWRIDERFDYYQNALTDIIEKASRQAIEYVCRFEKPVVVLEDLSDIRDDLDYGEWMNRRLHAWAFARLQERIEDKARESGIPVEYVEPSYTSQTCHECGHVGYRDGDEFRCTNDECWVSEYHADINAAVNIADRHDPWGESLPLKPAGDDIPRGGSACDSVPRNRRFLVCERDALRLVNAATPTEQSQPRQMTLGEVGSEPSAGS; translated from the coding sequence ATGACCGCGACAACCACGAAAACGCTGGAGGCAACGCTCGCCCCGCCGACTGCCCACAAAGAGCGCAAACTGTGCGACCTGCTCGACACCTACCGGGCAGGACTCCATGAGGCGTTCGAGGCAGAGTGCGAGACGATGAACGCCACCAGCGACGTGGTGACGCCCTACGACCTTCCGTATCAGGCGAAGGCGGCCCTGTGCAACTACGTCCCGCAACTACACGGCACCTACGACGCACAGGAGTTGGACGACGACCACCCAGTTCGGCTCACCAACCAAGCCGCCGAGTTCGACCACTCACCGGAACGGGACTACGAGTTCACGTGGTGGGTACCACAGCCCGGTCGCGGCACCAACTTCTGGATTCCGCTTCGTATCAACCCCGCACAGGAAGAACTGTGGCACGATCTCGTGGACGGTGAGGCGTCGGCAGGGCAACTCCGCCTGCAACGCCACCGCACGTCGTGGACGATTCACGTTACCGTCGAGTTCCCGGTTAAAGAACCGGACTACGAACCGACCGACGAGGATGTAACACCAGTCGGCTTCGACATTGGCGAAGCACATCTGCTCGCGGGCTGTGCCTGCGAGCAGGGCACTCCGACCGACCCACTACTCATCAACGGTGGCCGCGCTCGCCACCTCCGCAAGGAGATGCACACGACGCTCAAGCGCCTCCAAGAGCGTGATGCCGTCGAGTGGCGGATTGACGAACGGTTCGACTACTACCAGAACGCACTCACGGACATCATCGAGAAGGCGTCTCGGCAGGCAATCGAGTACGTCTGCCGGTTCGAGAAGCCTGTGGTCGTGCTGGAGGACCTCTCGGACATCCGCGACGACCTCGATTACGGCGAGTGGATGAACCGCCGCCTCCACGCATGGGCGTTCGCTCGCTTGCAGGAGCGCATTGAGGACAAAGCGCGAGAATCTGGCATCCCGGTCGAATACGTCGAACCGTCCTACACGTCGCAGACGTGTCACGAGTGCGGCCACGTCGGGTATCGGGACGGCGATGAGTTCCGGTGCACGAACGACGAGTGTTGGGTGTCGGAGTATCACGCAGACATCAACGCGGCGGTCAACATTGCTGACCGCCACGACCCGTGGGGTGAGAGCCTACCGCTGAAACCGGCGGGCGATGACATCCCACGGGGTGGGAGCGCCTGTGACAGCGTCCCCAGAAATCGGAGATTTCTGGTGTGCGAACGAGACGCGTTGCGTCTCGTTAACGCCGCGACCCCCACCGAGCAGAGCCAACCACGGCAGATGACGCTCGGAGAGGTCGGGTCGGAACCCTCTGCCGGCAGTTAG
- a CDS encoding ABC transporter permease encodes MATQTSNGLRQRFRGLSVVALFLAVYGLAFAVAYLLGRPTGFAVFVVFTTLGIAYAYETRRRPRRAAVRFLLVQGVAGVGAVIAEPALQSLLSTVFGVGEVSVPLWFVFYVLFGTMGSAILVDHGGFTIVMATAGSLLVAALGLPLLLFVARQEVALVVEKALDPTVHRVLYLGIFAPLVAALLSLSFGVPLAYLLAEGFAGQQFVESMVDLPLVVPHSVAGIVILFGFGAGGVFPGLDVLGSLVGMILAMIFVSAPYAVNTTREAFEAIDDRLEYASRIHGASQWQTFRRVLAPLAVRGIITGGVLAWARSVSEFGAVAVVAYSVTFFYPFAGEAVTAQHAPVFVYNTYLQGGLAESGAVSFLLLAVSAVIFLIVRYLTDEDTVIGGMV; translated from the coding sequence ATGGCCACACAGACCTCAAACGGACTGCGTCAGCGATTCCGGGGCCTGTCAGTCGTCGCGCTATTTCTCGCGGTGTACGGTCTCGCATTCGCCGTCGCCTATCTTCTCGGTCGACCGACGGGGTTCGCTGTCTTCGTCGTCTTCACCACCTTGGGGATTGCGTACGCCTACGAAACGCGCCGGCGGCCCAGACGCGCCGCTGTCCGCTTCCTTCTGGTCCAGGGAGTGGCCGGCGTCGGCGCGGTGATCGCGGAACCCGCACTCCAGTCCCTGCTTTCGACGGTGTTCGGCGTGGGTGAGGTCTCCGTGCCGCTCTGGTTCGTCTTCTACGTGCTATTCGGGACGATGGGGAGCGCGATCCTGGTGGATCACGGGGGCTTTACGATCGTGATGGCGACGGCGGGAAGCCTGCTCGTGGCCGCACTCGGGCTCCCATTATTGCTGTTCGTAGCACGACAGGAGGTCGCTCTGGTGGTCGAAAAGGCCCTCGACCCGACCGTCCATCGTGTCCTCTATCTCGGTATCTTCGCCCCGCTTGTGGCGGCCCTGCTCAGCCTCTCCTTCGGAGTGCCCCTGGCCTATCTCCTCGCCGAGGGGTTCGCCGGCCAGCAGTTCGTCGAAAGCATGGTCGATCTGCCACTCGTGGTCCCGCACTCCGTCGCAGGCATCGTCATTCTCTTCGGGTTCGGCGCGGGTGGGGTCTTCCCCGGACTCGACGTGCTGGGATCGTTAGTCGGGATGATTTTGGCTATGATCTTCGTTTCGGCCCCATACGCGGTAAACACCACCCGAGAGGCATTCGAGGCAATCGACGACCGACTCGAATACGCTTCGCGGATTCACGGGGCTAGTCAGTGGCAGACCTTCCGCCGCGTTCTCGCGCCGCTCGCTGTCCGAGGGATCATCACCGGCGGTGTCCTGGCCTGGGCCCGCTCCGTGTCGGAGTTTGGCGCTGTGGCCGTGGTTGCCTACAGCGTGACGTTCTTTTACCCCTTCGCGGGCGAAGCGGTCACGGCTCAGCACGCGCCCGTGTTCGTCTACAACACCTATCTGCAGGGGGGCCTCGCGGAGAGTGGTGCCGTCTCATTTCTCCTGCTCGCAGTCTCGGCGGTGATCTTCCTGATCGTGCGCTATCTGACAGATGAGGACACGGTTATCGGGGGGATGGTTTGA
- the tnpA gene encoding IS200/IS605-like element ISNph5 family transposase, whose amino-acid sequence MEYHLQSGSHTVYALQYHFVTVTKYRADILTDERLERVAEVAHEIADDFEADIRNVDGGTDHVHILFTTKPTTDLTKFINSLKGVTSRRIRQEYPEVKQTLEDAFWQPGYFLATTGQVSIDVLMDYVENQ is encoded by the coding sequence ATGGAGTATCACCTGCAATCCGGGTCGCACACGGTCTACGCGCTCCAATACCACTTCGTGACCGTCACGAAGTACCGCGCCGACATCCTCACCGATGAGCGGTTGGAGCGCGTGGCCGAAGTCGCGCACGAGATTGCAGACGACTTCGAGGCCGACATCAGGAACGTGGACGGCGGCACCGACCACGTTCACATCCTGTTCACGACCAAACCCACCACTGACCTCACGAAGTTCATCAACTCGCTCAAAGGCGTTACGTCCCGCCGAATTCGGCAGGAGTACCCTGAAGTGAAACAGACGCTCGAAGATGCGTTCTGGCAACCGGGGTACTTCCTCGCCACGACCGGTCAAGTGAGTATCGACGTGCTGATGGACTACGTGGAAAACCAGTAG
- a CDS encoding ABC transporter ATP-binding protein, with the protein MGFSADVRARFTADGSDGFTVDAAIDVRRGESLAILGPSGSGKTLLLETVAGFHTHDGTVRWDGQPLQDLPPERRNFGFVFQEYALFPHMTVRENVEYGTRYHDEIGNVDRLLEALGVDDIATRYPPTLSGGEKQRVALARARAVKPQVMLLDEPLSSLDVPTRQSLREDLADVLADVTAVYVTHNRTTARAIADRIAVMFDGEIVQTGDPKTVFERPCSRRVAEFTGANTVDLERAPSLRSYLGIERGATVSIRPEAIGLAEGEGELTGTVERVVREDATSRVTLDIDGATIDAFSEQYWPVGETVSVSIPTDRVHRL; encoded by the coding sequence ATGGGATTTTCCGCCGACGTTCGGGCCCGGTTCACCGCCGACGGGAGTGACGGGTTCACCGTCGACGCCGCGATCGACGTCCGGCGCGGGGAGAGTCTGGCGATCCTCGGCCCCAGCGGGAGCGGCAAGACGCTGTTGCTGGAGACAGTCGCCGGGTTTCACACCCACGACGGAACTGTCCGATGGGACGGCCAGCCGCTTCAGGACCTGCCGCCAGAACGGCGGAATTTCGGCTTCGTGTTTCAGGAGTACGCCCTGTTCCCGCACATGACCGTCCGAGAAAACGTCGAGTACGGGACCCGGTATCACGATGAGATCGGGAACGTGGACCGCTTGCTCGAAGCGCTGGGCGTCGACGATATCGCCACACGGTATCCGCCGACGCTCTCTGGTGGCGAGAAACAGCGAGTCGCCCTTGCACGGGCCCGAGCCGTCAAGCCGCAGGTCATGTTGCTGGACGAGCCGCTTTCGTCCCTCGACGTGCCAACCCGCCAGTCCCTCCGTGAGGATCTTGCAGACGTACTCGCGGACGTGACTGCGGTCTACGTCACTCACAACCGAACGACCGCCCGCGCCATCGCCGACCGAATCGCGGTGATGTTTGACGGAGAGATCGTCCAGACCGGCGACCCGAAAACGGTTTTCGAACGCCCGTGCTCTAGGCGGGTCGCCGAGTTTACGGGTGCCAACACGGTGGACCTCGAACGGGCACCCTCTCTCCGGTCTTATCTCGGGATCGAACGCGGGGCGACCGTCTCGATTCGACCTGAGGCGATCGGGCTCGCCGAGGGGGAGGGCGAACTGACCGGAACAGTCGAACGCGTCGTTCGGGAGGACGCGACGAGCCGCGTAACCCTCGACATCGACGGAGCCACGATCGACGCCTTCTCGGAGCAATATTGGCCCGTCGGCGAGACGGTTTCGGTGTCGATTCCAACAGATCGGGTCCATCGGCTTTAA
- a CDS encoding TOBE domain-containing protein — translation MDPSFEAQLQEGDVDFTERDASLLEAIHEQGSLNKAATALGRSYSRCQKRIDSLEDAFGTLVERTRGGPGGGGSRVTEAGRELLARFERLQTGFAAAAGVTETVFSGTVTDRSGEIAEVETAAGPIRALVPPGSEQVQVGVRADAVTLHAPEEAPAADGTSARNRFDGVVESVRDGENVGQVAIDVGAETPLSVLVTATSRERLGLEPGCQVVATFKATAARCTDRKRRADE, via the coding sequence ATGGACCCCAGTTTCGAGGCGCAGTTGCAAGAGGGAGACGTGGACTTCACGGAACGGGACGCCTCCCTCCTCGAAGCCATCCACGAGCAGGGGTCACTGAACAAAGCCGCTACTGCACTCGGCCGATCGTACTCCCGCTGCCAGAAGCGCATCGACTCCCTCGAGGACGCCTTCGGCACGCTCGTCGAACGAACCCGGGGCGGGCCGGGCGGCGGTGGCAGTCGTGTGACCGAGGCGGGGCGAGAGCTACTTGCCAGATTCGAGCGACTCCAGACCGGGTTCGCGGCCGCCGCCGGGGTAACCGAGACGGTTTTCTCCGGGACAGTCACCGACCGAAGCGGCGAGATCGCCGAGGTCGAAACCGCGGCTGGACCGATCCGGGCGCTCGTCCCCCCTGGAAGCGAGCAGGTACAGGTCGGGGTCCGGGCGGACGCCGTGACGCTTCACGCCCCGGAGGAGGCGCCAGCGGCCGATGGGACGAGCGCTCGAAACCGGTTCGATGGGGTCGTCGAGTCCGTTCGGGACGGGGAGAACGTGGGCCAGGTGGCGATCGACGTCGGTGCCGAGACACCGCTTTCGGTCCTGGTGACCGCCACCAGTCGGGAACGCCTCGGCCTGGAACCCGGGTGCCAGGTCGTTGCGACGTTCAAGGCGACAGCCGCTCGGTGCACGGACCGGAAACGCCGTGCGGATGAGTGA